A stretch of the Veillonella parvula DSM 2008 genome encodes the following:
- the pyrH gene encoding UMP kinase yields MAKRKFRRIVLKLSGEALAGEQGFGINPDVVEEFAKEIAALAKSTDLEIAIVVGGGNLWRGLAGSNQGMDRATADYMGMLATVMNSLALQDALEQAGVDTRVQTAIEMQEIAEPYIRRRAIRHLEKKRIVIFGAGLGKPYFSTDTTAALRAAEIEADAILMAKKFADGVYDSDPKTNPNAVKFDELTYNEIITKELKVMDATSTTLCKDNNIPIIVFSMDIPGNITKAAKGEEIGTIVRGE; encoded by the coding sequence ATGGCAAAAAGAAAGTTTCGACGTATTGTTTTAAAGTTGAGTGGTGAAGCATTAGCAGGTGAACAAGGTTTTGGTATTAATCCTGATGTTGTCGAAGAATTTGCAAAAGAAATTGCTGCTTTAGCAAAATCCACTGATTTAGAAATCGCGATTGTTGTTGGTGGCGGTAACCTATGGAGAGGTTTAGCTGGTAGCAATCAAGGTATGGATCGTGCTACTGCTGACTATATGGGGATGCTAGCAACAGTGATGAACTCCTTAGCATTGCAAGATGCATTAGAGCAAGCTGGTGTAGATACACGTGTTCAAACAGCTATTGAAATGCAAGAAATTGCAGAACCTTATATTCGTCGTCGCGCTATTCGTCATTTAGAAAAAAAACGTATCGTTATCTTCGGTGCTGGCCTTGGTAAACCTTACTTCTCTACAGATACAACAGCTGCATTACGGGCCGCTGAAATTGAAGCCGATGCTATTTTAATGGCAAAGAAATTTGCAGATGGCGTATATGATTCTGACCCTAAGACAAATCCTAATGCTGTTAAATTTGATGAATTAACATATAACGAGATTATCACAAAAGAATTAAAAGTAATGGATGCTACATCTACAACTTTATGTAAAGATAACAATATTCCTATTATTGTATTTAGCATGGATATTCCTGGTAATATTACAAAAGCTGCTAAAGGTGAAGAAATAGGGACCATTGTTCGAGGAGAATAA
- the rpe gene encoding ribulose-phosphate 3-epimerase, with protein MIKIAPSMLSANFAVLSEELKSIEAAGADLLHIDIMDGHFVPNLTFGAPIVKAIRPYTKLPFDVHLMVTNPGDYVEEFAKIGVEYFTFHQETVPHMHRLIQHIKQCGMKAGVALNPSTPVSLLEDVAADLDMILIMSVNPGFGGQSFIKNAIKKVKQAKILLEEVDNSTAVIEVDGGINDITCVPIKRAGATVLVAGSAVFGVEDRASMIESIRNN; from the coding sequence ATGATAAAAATTGCACCATCTATGCTTTCCGCAAATTTTGCGGTGTTAAGCGAGGAATTAAAATCTATTGAAGCAGCGGGGGCTGATTTATTACATATCGACATCATGGATGGACACTTTGTTCCTAATCTAACCTTTGGTGCTCCCATTGTGAAAGCCATTCGTCCATATACAAAATTACCATTTGATGTGCATTTGATGGTTACTAATCCTGGTGATTATGTAGAAGAATTTGCAAAAATTGGTGTAGAATATTTTACTTTTCATCAAGAAACTGTACCTCATATGCATCGTTTGATTCAACATATCAAGCAGTGTGGGATGAAGGCTGGTGTAGCATTGAATCCTAGTACACCTGTATCTCTACTAGAAGATGTAGCTGCAGATTTAGATATGATTTTAATTATGTCTGTGAATCCAGGATTTGGAGGACAATCTTTTATTAAGAATGCCATAAAAAAAGTTAAACAAGCTAAGATATTGTTAGAAGAAGTAGACAATTCAACGGCAGTCATTGAGGTGGACGGTGGTATTAACGATATTACTTGTGTACCGATTAAAAGGGCAGGGGCTACAGTTTTAGTTGCTGGTTCTGCAGTATTTGGTGTTGAAGATCGTGCAAGTATGATTGAATCCATTCGCAATAATTAA
- the tsf gene encoding translation elongation factor Ts, protein MAITAALVKELRDMTGAGMMDAKKALVETDGNIDKAVDLLREKGLAAAAKKAGRIAAEGVVQSYIHAGGRIGVLVEVNCETDFVAKTDDFQNLARDIAMQIAAVNPTYLNREEVPTEVIEHEKQVLLEQAKVEAEEDVKAGRKPKPEAVLEKMVAGRIEKFYKENCLLEQVFIKDGDKTVTDIINESIAKIGENINVRRFVRYGLGEGIEKRQDDFVAEVMASVGK, encoded by the coding sequence ATGGCAATTACTGCTGCTTTGGTAAAAGAATTGCGCGACATGACTGGCGCAGGTATGATGGACGCTAAAAAAGCATTGGTTGAGACTGATGGTAATATCGATAAAGCGGTTGACCTTCTTCGTGAAAAAGGTTTGGCTGCGGCAGCTAAAAAAGCAGGTCGTATTGCAGCTGAAGGTGTAGTACAATCCTACATTCATGCTGGTGGTCGTATCGGTGTTTTAGTGGAAGTTAACTGTGAAACTGACTTCGTTGCAAAAACTGATGATTTCCAAAATTTAGCACGCGACATCGCAATGCAAATTGCAGCTGTAAATCCTACATACTTGAACCGTGAAGAAGTTCCTACTGAAGTCATTGAACACGAAAAACAAGTATTATTGGAACAAGCTAAAGTAGAAGCTGAAGAAGACGTTAAAGCTGGTCGTAAACCAAAACCTGAAGCTGTTTTAGAAAAAATGGTTGCAGGTCGTATTGAAAAATTCTATAAAGAAAATTGCCTATTAGAACAAGTATTCATTAAAGATGGCGATAAAACTGTTACAGACATCATTAATGAAAGTATTGCAAAAATCGGTGAAAACATCAACGTACGTCGTTTTGTTCGCTATGGTTTAGGTGAAGGCATTGAAAAACGCCAAGATGACTTCGTAGCAGAAGTAATGGCATCTGTTGGTAAATAA
- the rsmB gene encoding 16S rRNA (cytosine(967)-C(5))-methyltransferase RsmB: MIEVKTNQQQNIRLLAVKALSEINRNGAYANIKLQEYLQKYHLSDLDRRFFTELVYGVIRRKNYLDAIIVFFAKRPIKKLSSMVLEILRLGIYQIIYMDKVPESAAVNESVKLAKKLTRGLSGFVNAVLRSVLRESDSISIGELAKSEAEEISFIYNQPLWLVNFWIKEMGKDKTVDLCAWFNEQPRLTSRINTVKVSIEDCLKELEDLDWIVEQDTYIPEVVYIDGHQGHLEKAKPVLDGHITFMDKASMLVAHVVDPQPGERILDCCAAPGGKSMHMASLMNNTGAIMSCDIYDHKLELINQNAERLGVSIISTKLQDGRYLPDNWKEQFDRVLVDAPCSGLGILQKKLDMRWRKTESLLIELPPLQLEILEKASKMVKVNGYLVYSTCTMNSGENEAVLNKFLAIHKNFIIDPVSYKGAPQAIDGMITTYPPRDHMDGFFMARMKRLS, from the coding sequence ATGATAGAGGTAAAGACTAATCAACAACAAAATATTCGATTGCTCGCTGTAAAAGCATTGAGTGAAATTAATCGCAATGGTGCTTATGCAAATATAAAGTTGCAAGAGTATTTACAGAAATATCATCTATCCGATTTAGATCGAAGATTCTTTACTGAACTTGTGTATGGAGTCATTCGTAGAAAAAATTACTTGGATGCTATTATTGTTTTCTTTGCAAAGCGCCCCATAAAGAAACTATCTTCTATGGTTCTGGAAATTCTTAGACTTGGTATTTATCAAATTATCTATATGGATAAGGTTCCTGAAAGTGCGGCTGTTAATGAATCTGTTAAACTTGCCAAAAAGCTAACTAGAGGTTTATCTGGTTTTGTAAATGCTGTTTTACGTTCGGTTTTACGTGAAAGTGATAGCATTTCTATCGGTGAACTAGCTAAGTCCGAAGCTGAAGAAATTTCCTTTATTTACAATCAACCATTATGGCTTGTCAACTTTTGGATAAAAGAAATGGGAAAAGATAAGACCGTAGATCTTTGTGCTTGGTTTAATGAACAACCTCGTTTGACGTCTCGCATAAATACAGTGAAAGTATCTATTGAGGATTGTTTAAAAGAATTAGAAGATTTAGATTGGATTGTAGAACAGGATACATATATTCCTGAAGTAGTTTATATTGATGGACATCAAGGTCATTTAGAAAAAGCCAAACCTGTTTTAGATGGTCATATTACTTTTATGGATAAAGCATCTATGTTAGTAGCCCATGTGGTGGATCCTCAACCAGGAGAGCGTATCTTAGACTGTTGTGCTGCACCAGGTGGCAAGTCTATGCATATGGCAAGTCTTATGAACAATACAGGAGCTATTATGAGTTGTGATATTTACGACCATAAATTAGAACTGATTAATCAAAATGCTGAGCGATTAGGTGTATCTATTATTTCTACTAAGCTTCAAGATGGTCGTTATCTACCTGATAATTGGAAAGAACAATTTGATCGCGTCTTAGTTGATGCTCCTTGTTCTGGTCTAGGTATATTACAAAAGAAATTAGATATGCGTTGGCGTAAAACAGAGTCTTTACTTATTGAGTTGCCGCCGTTACAGCTTGAAATATTAGAAAAAGCTTCTAAAATGGTTAAGGTTAATGGATATTTAGTATATTCCACATGTACTATGAATAGTGGTGAAAATGAAGCTGTTCTAAATAAATTCTTGGCAATTCATAAGAACTTTATCATCGATCCTGTATCATATAAAGGGGCACCACAAGCTATAGATGGTATGATTACAACCTATCCACCGCGAGATCATATGGATGGTTTCTTTATGGCTCGCATGAAACGCTTATCATAA
- a CDS encoding DUF116 domain-containing protein produces the protein MGTQYKQYETYPLYLILSTITCALLTAVLAFLMYILEPGLLQLHPFASIISSVVISILIAIIWILCLSLIVASTGIIRLHPIVLRLANQFIYGLFPLTLAIGKVRGVTKDQLRQSMIDLINHLVMLDMYTVDPERILLLTPHCLQESSCVHKVTHDVYNCKQCGRCQVGNLLQVAKDYGCQFIVVTGGTLARMKVKEARPKAIVAIACERDLASGMADVFPIPVIGVLNERPNGPCCNTTVDSERVRAVVEQLIGRNSNDRGKD, from the coding sequence TTGGGGACTCAATATAAGCAGTACGAAACGTATCCGTTATACTTGATTTTATCAACTATTACATGTGCTTTGCTCACAGCAGTACTAGCCTTTCTAATGTATATATTAGAACCAGGACTTTTACAATTGCATCCATTTGCATCAATTATAAGTAGTGTAGTTATATCTATACTTATTGCTATTATATGGATTTTGTGCTTATCTTTAATTGTTGCTAGCACAGGTATTATACGGTTACATCCTATTGTTTTAAGACTAGCCAATCAGTTTATTTATGGATTATTTCCATTAACTTTGGCGATTGGTAAGGTGAGAGGGGTTACTAAGGATCAACTCCGCCAGTCTATGATTGATTTAATCAATCATTTAGTAATGTTAGATATGTATACGGTAGATCCAGAACGTATATTATTATTAACTCCTCACTGTTTACAAGAAAGTTCGTGTGTTCATAAGGTTACACATGATGTATATAATTGTAAGCAGTGTGGGCGATGCCAGGTTGGTAATTTGTTGCAAGTGGCTAAGGACTATGGTTGTCAATTTATAGTTGTCACTGGAGGCACCTTAGCGCGGATGAAGGTAAAGGAAGCACGCCCAAAAGCTATTGTAGCAATAGCTTGCGAACGAGATTTAGCAAGTGGAATGGCTGATGTATTTCCCATCCCAGTTATTGGGGTATTAAATGAACGTCCTAATGGGCCATGTTGTAATACAACAGTCGATTCTGAACGTGTTCGAGCAGTAGTAGAACAATTGATTGGTAGGAATAGTAATGATAGAGGTAAAGACTAA
- the rsgA gene encoding ribosome small subunit-dependent GTPase A — MITGIVVKNMNGYFYVQDDTGTIHECKVRGRLKKGRYSLLVGDRVTISEDGFVESIHGRHNSMVRPAVANIDQVVLVVAAHEPDINELLLNKMLVMIEHADIPIVLCINKCDLMDSETETMVDLYKSIGYKVLMTSTYNMTGIDDLRHVLQHKVTAFAGPSGVGKSSLLNAVDPKFAFQTGEVSDKIKRGKHTTRHASLYSLDADSFIMDTPGFSAIEFNDVSLERLPTLFPEFGEYVDTCKFSPCYHEHEPICGIKAALEAGHIHQGRYDAYMSIRNDIESQRKRF; from the coding sequence ATGATTACAGGCATTGTTGTCAAAAATATGAATGGGTACTTTTATGTACAAGATGATACGGGCACCATTCATGAATGTAAGGTTCGTGGCAGACTTAAGAAAGGTCGTTATAGTTTACTTGTGGGTGACCGCGTTACGATTTCGGAGGATGGGTTCGTTGAATCCATCCATGGACGTCATAATTCGATGGTACGTCCAGCAGTAGCTAATATTGACCAAGTTGTATTAGTTGTGGCTGCCCATGAACCAGATATTAATGAGCTATTACTTAATAAAATGCTCGTTATGATTGAACATGCGGATATACCTATCGTGCTATGTATCAATAAATGTGACCTGATGGATTCAGAGACGGAAACTATGGTTGATCTTTATAAATCAATTGGTTATAAGGTTTTGATGACATCCACATATAATATGACAGGCATCGATGATTTACGTCATGTGCTTCAACATAAGGTAACAGCTTTTGCAGGTCCATCTGGTGTTGGTAAGAGTAGTCTTTTAAATGCAGTAGACCCAAAATTCGCCTTCCAGACTGGGGAGGTAAGTGATAAGATTAAACGTGGCAAACACACCACTCGTCACGCTTCTTTATATAGTTTAGATGCAGATTCTTTTATCATGGATACACCTGGATTTAGTGCTATTGAATTTAATGATGTTTCCCTTGAAAGATTGCCTACATTATTCCCAGAATTTGGTGAATATGTTGATACTTGTAAATTTAGTCCTTGCTATCATGAACATGAACCCATTTGTGGGATTAAAGCTGCTCTAGAAGCTGGTCATATTCATCAAGGACGATATGATGCTTATATGTCTATACGTAATGATATAGAAAGTCAACGAAAGAGGTTTTAA
- the rpsB gene encoding 30S ribosomal protein S2, producing the protein MAVVSMKQLLEAGVHFGHQTRRWNPKMAKFIFTERNGIYIIDLSKTVKKVEEAYNFLREVASQGEVILFVGTKKQAQEAIKEEAIRANMFFVNERWLGGMLTNFKTIETRIKRLKQLEAMAEDGTFEVLPKKEVIGLRHEMDKLEKYLGGIKDMPKMPGALFVVDPKKEKIAIAEAKKLGIPVVATVDTNCDPDEVDFPIPANDDAIRAVKLLAGKMADAVLEGRQGESFEENVAVKAGTNKVVDVAYAKREAEEGMSVKAQKAVDHMVADSAQMVQDGRA; encoded by the coding sequence ATGGCAGTAGTATCAATGAAACAATTATTAGAGGCTGGTGTACACTTTGGTCATCAGACTAGAAGATGGAACCCTAAAATGGCGAAATTCATCTTCACTGAACGCAATGGTATTTATATCATTGATTTGTCTAAAACAGTTAAAAAAGTAGAAGAAGCTTACAATTTCTTGCGTGAAGTTGCTTCCCAAGGCGAAGTAATCTTGTTCGTAGGTACTAAAAAACAAGCTCAAGAAGCTATTAAAGAAGAAGCTATCCGTGCTAACATGTTCTTCGTTAACGAACGTTGGTTGGGCGGTATGTTGACTAACTTCAAAACAATTGAAACTCGTATTAAACGTTTAAAACAATTGGAAGCTATGGCAGAAGACGGTACTTTCGAAGTATTGCCTAAAAAAGAAGTTATCGGTCTTCGTCATGAAATGGATAAATTGGAAAAATACCTTGGCGGTATCAAAGATATGCCTAAAATGCCAGGCGCTCTTTTCGTAGTAGATCCTAAAAAAGAAAAAATCGCTATTGCAGAAGCTAAAAAATTGGGTATTCCTGTAGTTGCAACAGTTGACACTAACTGCGACCCAGACGAAGTTGATTTCCCAATCCCAGCAAATGATGACGCTATTCGCGCTGTTAAATTGTTGGCTGGTAAAATGGCTGACGCTGTTCTTGAAGGTCGTCAAGGCGAATCCTTCGAAGAAAATGTGGCCGTGAAAGCTGGTACAAATAAAGTTGTTGATGTTGCGTATGCAAAACGTGAAGCGGAAGAAGGCATGAGTGTTAAAGCGCAAAAAGCTGTAGATCATATGGTTGCAGATTCTGCTCAAATGGTTCAAGATGGTCGTGCTTAA
- a CDS encoding Stp1/IreP family PP2C-type Ser/Thr phosphatase, whose translation MNNFVGLSKIGLVRQRNEDRFFIDGHICAVTDGMGGYSGGEIASTYAVDEIKEYLSSLETIGQQDLCDAIIHANQRIVNRVACEERLAGMGTTAVVTAINGNQLYWASVGDSRLYVYRDGHLRQITTDHSMVQELLTAGEITKDEMLNHPQRNLLTRAVGVDEILEVDSGVESILPGDRILLCTDGLSGYVSDDVIASALQSTDDDMLVIESLMEAVYEVGAGDNVTIVVGTI comes from the coding sequence ATGAATAATTTTGTTGGTTTAAGTAAAATTGGGCTTGTGCGCCAGCGTAACGAGGACCGTTTCTTCATTGATGGCCATATTTGTGCTGTTACTGATGGCATGGGTGGTTATAGCGGTGGTGAAATTGCAAGTACCTATGCTGTAGATGAAATAAAAGAATATTTGTCCTCCCTTGAAACGATAGGTCAACAAGACTTATGTGATGCTATTATTCACGCTAATCAACGTATTGTAAATCGCGTTGCTTGTGAAGAACGTCTTGCTGGTATGGGTACTACCGCTGTAGTTACAGCTATAAATGGTAATCAACTTTACTGGGCAAGTGTTGGTGATAGTCGTTTGTATGTATATAGAGATGGTCATTTACGACAAATTACTACGGATCATTCTATGGTACAAGAATTATTAACAGCTGGAGAGATTACAAAGGATGAAATGCTAAATCACCCTCAACGGAATTTATTAACTCGCGCAGTTGGTGTTGATGAAATCTTAGAGGTTGATAGTGGCGTAGAATCTATTCTTCCCGGTGATCGTATTTTACTTTGCACTGATGGATTAAGTGGCTATGTATCCGATGATGTAATTGCCTCTGCATTACAATCAACGGATGATGATATGTTGGTTATTGAATCATTGATGGAAGCTGTATATGAAGTCGGAGCAGGAGATAATGTGACCATTGTGGTGGGAACAATCTAA
- the fmt gene encoding methionyl-tRNA formyltransferase, with translation MSDNKQLRIVFMGTPDFSVPTLEALIQAGHSIVGVYCQPDKQKGRGKQVQMPPVKVAALEHDLPVYQPVTLRDEQVRAELEALQPDVVIVIAYGKILPPWLIRLPQYGCINVHASILPSYRGAAPIHYAILNGDSKTGVTIMHMDDGLDTGDIIDIVETDILPGETTGQLFERIAVLGGETIVPVLTRWVNGEIVATPQDDTMATHTTKITKEMGQIDWSKPANEIANLIRGLNPAPGCYTYLDGKRLKVWSGEVVPSDTTHCLIDVHGKHVPIAISATTVPGTIVSKIAGLGVFCGDGNIILLTEVQPENKKRISAIDFINGHQIKEGIVFGDSI, from the coding sequence GGACACCAGACTTTTCTGTGCCTACCTTAGAGGCTTTGATTCAAGCTGGTCATTCTATTGTCGGTGTGTATTGCCAGCCTGATAAACAAAAAGGGCGTGGTAAACAAGTTCAAATGCCCCCTGTAAAAGTAGCTGCTTTAGAGCATGACTTGCCTGTATATCAACCAGTCACTTTGCGTGATGAACAAGTGAGAGCCGAATTAGAAGCATTACAACCAGATGTAGTGATTGTTATTGCGTATGGTAAAATTTTACCTCCTTGGCTTATTCGATTGCCGCAATATGGTTGTATTAATGTTCATGCCTCTATTTTACCTAGTTATAGAGGCGCTGCGCCAATTCACTATGCAATTCTTAATGGAGACTCTAAAACGGGTGTTACCATAATGCATATGGATGATGGACTTGATACAGGTGATATCATCGACATTGTGGAGACAGATATTTTACCCGGTGAAACGACAGGACAGTTATTTGAACGTATAGCTGTACTGGGGGGTGAAACTATAGTACCTGTATTAACTCGTTGGGTTAATGGAGAAATTGTGGCTACACCACAAGATGATACAATGGCTACACATACTACTAAGATTACAAAGGAAATGGGGCAGATCGACTGGTCTAAGCCGGCTAATGAAATTGCAAACCTTATTAGAGGACTTAATCCAGCACCTGGATGTTATACATATCTCGATGGAAAACGTTTAAAAGTATGGTCTGGAGAAGTGGTTCCCAGTGATACGACTCACTGTTTGATAGATGTTCATGGTAAACATGTACCAATTGCTATATCAGCCACAACTGTGCCTGGTACAATCGTATCTAAAATAGCCGGTTTAGGTGTATTTTGTGGTGATGGAAATATAATTCTATTAACAGAAGTCCAACCAGAAAATAAAAAACGCATTTCTGCAATTGATTTTATAAATGGTCATCAAATAAAGGAAGGTATCGTTTTTGGGGACTCAATATAA
- the rlmN gene encoding 23S rRNA (adenine(2503)-C(2))-methyltransferase RlmN, translating into MIELLGKSLEELQSIFKTHNIQKFRAKQLFDYIYHRYIFDFEDMTQFPKDLRQWLNDNCVISLPTLITESIAPDGKTRKILVEMTDQSRVEAVLMEQHYGYSVCVSSQVGCAMGCVFCASTQGGLYRDLTVAEIIGQVVIFGALTKEEIHSVVVMGAGEPLQNYDNVLQALQLLHDPMICNISYRKMTISTCGWVPNIYKLADEALPITLALSLHATNNEVRRSIMPVGARYELTEVLDAVKYYYNTTQRRVTFEYILIDSVNASMDEAHALGKICKDFPNCHVNLIPVNGNEHIELYKPSITNMNTFKDIVSSYGVSVTVRKEMGDAIQAACGQLKAAHGRKKENHE; encoded by the coding sequence ATGATAGAATTATTGGGTAAGTCTTTAGAAGAATTACAATCTATCTTTAAGACCCATAATATACAAAAGTTTCGAGCGAAACAGTTATTTGACTATATCTATCATAGATATATTTTTGATTTTGAAGACATGACACAATTTCCGAAAGACTTGCGTCAATGGCTAAATGATAATTGTGTTATTTCTTTACCTACATTAATTACAGAGTCTATTGCTCCTGATGGAAAGACTCGCAAAATTCTTGTAGAGATGACAGATCAAAGTCGTGTGGAAGCAGTTTTGATGGAGCAACACTATGGGTATTCTGTATGTGTTTCCTCTCAAGTGGGGTGTGCTATGGGATGTGTATTCTGTGCTTCTACACAAGGTGGCTTATACAGAGATTTAACAGTCGCTGAGATTATTGGACAAGTTGTCATATTTGGGGCTCTTACTAAAGAGGAAATACATTCTGTTGTCGTTATGGGCGCAGGGGAGCCGTTACAAAATTATGATAATGTATTACAAGCATTACAACTACTACATGATCCTATGATTTGTAATATTAGTTATCGTAAGATGACGATTTCCACTTGTGGTTGGGTTCCTAATATTTATAAATTAGCTGATGAAGCTTTGCCAATAACCTTAGCACTTTCATTACATGCTACAAATAATGAAGTTCGTCGTAGTATTATGCCCGTTGGGGCACGTTATGAATTGACGGAAGTCTTAGATGCGGTAAAATACTATTATAATACGACACAGCGTCGTGTTACCTTTGAGTATATTCTTATAGATTCTGTAAATGCATCTATGGATGAGGCTCATGCTTTGGGGAAAATCTGTAAAGATTTCCCAAATTGTCATGTTAACTTGATCCCAGTTAATGGCAATGAACATATTGAATTATATAAACCATCTATTACGAATATGAATACATTTAAAGACATCGTCAGTTCCTATGGTGTATCAGTAACGGTACGAAAGGAAATGGGCGATGCAATCCAAGCCGCATGTGGGCAGTTAAAGGCTGCTCATGGTCGGAAAAAGGAGAATCATGAATAA
- the pknB gene encoding Stk1 family PASTA domain-containing Ser/Thr kinase: MNIKGILLDNRYRIVDKIGVGGMADVYLGEDTLLGRQVAIKVLHANFANDDEFVTRFKREAQAAGKLNHPNIVNMYDVGFDQNLHYIVMEYVDGETLKKYITRHGRLSIDEAVKFTIAIAEGLEHAHTMGIVHCDIKPHNVIITNTGRVKVTDFGIARAINATNTVMYTNSILGSAHYLSPEQASGKPVDGNTDIYSLGVVLYEMLTGRVPFEGETPIAVALKHVREKVEPPTRYNPSIPPLLEAVVMKALSKNPADRFDSISDMISDLRLSQGFTMGKTQRHEPYDFATQMIPAVDPEALEDLSTIQEERKEEGKKKSMLSKIASIPQKYIVLGAAVIFLVAFLGAFLSYGNFWSNTTVDVPNVVGKQVSVAKNILEDKHLRVSTSEVTNPDVPAGQVISQTPGAGEKVKEQRTIHLVVSKGVGDITVPDLTDLTVDQARQRLKDLGLVVGKITQQSVDGKKDGVIIAQSPSGDSKVSKGTTIDLVVNKAKAKKVKVPNLVGMTLKDARDTLSNIQLGVNQVSGSVEEKSVVIEQSIKAGDEIDEGSTLNLTTEFKDDKKKSDKKDGNSGNKTTGTIDVTVPAGSKNQELKIVVKDDEGSAVIYDDTNKPGDRIVRKVSGVGNVRIEVYLNGALVQETAL, from the coding sequence ATGAATATAAAAGGCATACTTCTAGATAACCGCTACCGAATTGTTGATAAAATTGGCGTTGGTGGAATGGCTGATGTATACCTTGGAGAAGATACCTTACTAGGTAGACAAGTAGCAATAAAAGTATTGCATGCTAATTTTGCAAATGATGACGAATTTGTGACTCGATTTAAACGAGAAGCACAAGCGGCAGGTAAATTAAATCATCCAAATATTGTAAATATGTATGATGTAGGTTTTGATCAAAATCTACATTACATTGTCATGGAATATGTAGATGGTGAAACCTTAAAAAAATATATAACTCGTCATGGAAGACTGTCCATAGATGAGGCTGTTAAATTTACTATCGCCATAGCTGAAGGCTTAGAACACGCGCATACAATGGGCATTGTTCATTGTGATATAAAGCCACATAATGTTATTATTACCAATACGGGGCGCGTTAAAGTAACTGACTTTGGTATTGCTCGTGCAATAAATGCAACTAACACAGTTATGTATACGAATTCGATTTTGGGTTCAGCACACTATTTATCACCAGAGCAAGCTAGTGGTAAACCGGTAGACGGCAATACAGATATCTATTCTCTGGGTGTCGTATTGTATGAAATGCTTACAGGTCGTGTACCATTTGAAGGGGAAACGCCAATTGCGGTAGCATTAAAACATGTTCGTGAGAAGGTAGAACCTCCAACACGATATAATCCATCAATTCCTCCGCTTTTAGAAGCTGTTGTTATGAAAGCATTATCTAAAAATCCTGCTGATCGATTTGATTCTATCTCTGATATGATCAGTGATTTGCGATTATCTCAAGGTTTTACGATGGGCAAAACACAACGTCATGAACCATATGACTTTGCTACACAAATGATTCCTGCTGTTGATCCTGAAGCACTTGAAGATCTTAGTACGATTCAAGAAGAACGAAAAGAAGAGGGTAAAAAGAAGAGTATGTTAAGTAAAATTGCATCGATTCCACAAAAATACATCGTTCTAGGTGCTGCTGTCATTTTCTTAGTAGCATTTTTAGGTGCTTTCTTAAGCTACGGTAATTTCTGGAGTAATACAACAGTAGATGTACCTAATGTGGTAGGCAAACAAGTTTCTGTAGCAAAAAATATCTTAGAAGATAAACATTTGCGTGTGTCTACAAGTGAAGTCACAAATCCAGATGTGCCAGCTGGTCAAGTTATTTCTCAAACTCCTGGAGCTGGAGAGAAGGTTAAAGAGCAACGAACAATCCATCTTGTGGTTTCTAAAGGTGTAGGCGATATTACGGTGCCAGATTTAACTGATTTAACTGTGGATCAAGCCCGTCAACGACTTAAAGATTTAGGTTTAGTTGTGGGGAAAATAACACAGCAATCTGTAGATGGTAAAAAAGATGGTGTAATCATTGCTCAGAGTCCTTCCGGAGATTCTAAAGTGTCTAAAGGGACAACAATTGATCTCGTTGTAAATAAAGCGAAGGCTAAGAAAGTCAAAGTACCTAATCTTGTTGGTATGACATTAAAAGATGCTCGTGATACATTGAGTAATATTCAACTAGGTGTAAACCAAGTATCTGGATCTGTGGAAGAAAAATCTGTGGTTATAGAGCAAAGCATTAAAGCTGGCGATGAAATTGACGAAGGCTCCACATTAAATCTTACGACTGAGTTCAAAGATGATAAAAAGAAATCTGATAAAAAAGATGGAAACAGTGGTAATAAAACAACTGGTACTATAGATGTTACTGTACCAGCTGGTTCTAAAAATCAAGAACTTAAAATTGTCGTAAAAGATGATGAAGGTTCCGCAGTAATTTATGATGATACCAATAAACCTGGAGATCGTATTGTTCGAAAAGTGTCCGGTGTAGGTAATGTACGTATTGAGGTATACCTCAATGGTGCATTAGTGCAAGAAACTGCATTATAA